Within Dermacentor variabilis isolate Ectoservices chromosome 8, ASM5094787v1, whole genome shotgun sequence, the genomic segment GTATTGTGAGTCAGCACAATCCCTTCGCCAATTGAGGCAGCAACGTCAGCGTTTTAGACCTGCTTCTACTTGCTGTGCAAGACGATCTGTTGATTGTGTCGACAAGATTGCAAGCCCTTTAGTGTCGGGGGTGTAGCGCTAGCTTGGCTGTGCAAGCTTATGTATAACTACAGTTTACAATTTTTGTGGCAGCTAAGCTCATTGGTGGAATGCTTAATTTCCCGAGTGGCTGTTCTTTTGCCGCAGGTACGAGCTCCTTACGTCAAACACTGTTCCAAAGGGCCAGAGTTTTAGACTCGCTTCTATTTGctgagaaaagacggggaatgcggacatcgaaattcaagacgatgagcaaaacatgaacaaggtgaatgcagaagcctaaaacgtgaacaaggtgaatgcagaagcctaaaacgtgaacaaggtgaatgcagaagcctaaaacatgaacaaggtgaatgcagaaacccaaaacgtgaacaaggtgaatgcagaaacctaaaacgtgaacaaggtgaatgcagaagCCTTGATGACGCTGTTCCTTGACCACTTTGTttacgttttgctcatcgtcttctaTTTGCTGTGCAAGATGATCTGTTGATTGCGTGGACAAGATTGCAAGTCCTTTTAGTGTCGGGGGTATAGCGCTAGCTTGGCTGTGCAAGCTTGTGTACAACTACAGTTTGCGATTTTTGTGGCAGCTACGCTCATTGGTAGAATGCTTGAGCGGCTGTTTTTTTGCCGCAGGTACGAGCTCCTTACCCCAAACACTATTCCAAAGGGCTTCATGGATGGCAAGCTGGCTTGCGAAAAGATGGTGAGCTCTTTCACTGTATGGTGGCGTCAGTTTAGCATGTTGCTGCAATAGTTCTGACGACATCCTGAACTCGGTGCAACCTCTGGTCAAGCTGTAGTTTGGAAggataaaactatctttagtaaTTTTTTATGCATAATTCCATTTCTGTTGGTGGCTTCCTACGCTGTCAAGTTCAGAGTAACCACATTTTTCCAAGGCACTTGAAAATTGCTAGCTGTGGTATGTTGTGTGGGAGGGAGACGTTGGAAGACATCAGACGCTGAGGACAACGACCTTAACATCGCATTCATCTGCTTGCTCTGACCTATTCCCATTCAGTCGAAGATCATTTGGGCTAGTTGGCCCTGCTCCTCAGTCAATGGCTTGATGGTAGTAGAATTCCAAACAGCACAAATATTAGGACGTTATATTTCTTGTCTTTAATGTAGTGTTTCGTTATCTTAAATACTTGGTATGGTTGATGTAGTCAGCTTTAAACAAACTTGGAAGATATGGCCTCTGCTGTGCCACATAGTTTAAACAGGTACTTCCTTCTTTCTAATTGGACATTCACCTTTTGTGATTGCAGAATTGCTGAATTTAATACCTAAGCCGCGTGggcacaaaaataatttcagtaaCTGCTTGATGCCTTAAATTTAGTGTCAGTGACATAGTGCCATACGGACATATTTAATAGCATTAAAATTTAAAGTGTGATCTCTCTACTCTTTCAGCTATCAAATGCACACTCTCACTCCCAATGTTAACAGTTACGAATGCATATGGTTTAACAGATTTCTAAATCAATCTGAAATAATTCTGCATGAAATATTAATATTAATTTTTGCTTAGTCGCACCTCCCGAACTTTCGtccttattccttttttttctttcgtgaatcATAGTACAATTGGCTCACACTTTCATTATTCACTGCAGCTGCTGTCTCCCCAACTTTTAATGTAATTAAAGATGCTTGTGTAGTCGCAACTTTGGGTATAAATAGCGTTAGCAAGCTTGAGATCCTAGACTCTTAATGACATTACCCTCGTCTGTATGGCACAGGTATGATAGGCTTGCTGAACATAACAGGGTGAATGCAATGATTTCGTAGGCAGTGTAGCGTAGTGCGACTCGCTGAGAAACCCTGACATTTATGGAGGAACTTGCTGCAGTGATAAGGAAACCGCACATGTAGCTCGGCTCTTTGTGGCCAGCCAAGTGACAAAGCGCGGTGGGGTGCCCCCCAATGCTTTTTGTCGCACTGCAGATCATAGCATTAGACTGGGACCCGAACCTGTACCGAGTTGGGCAGAGCAAGATATTCTTCCGGGCTGGGGTGCTGGCCCAGCTGGAAGAGGAGAGGGACATGAAGATCTCCGACCTCATCATTCAGTTCCAGGCGTACCGCCGAGGGAACCTGGCACGCCGGTGagctttgcttcttttttcttttcttcttttttttctttatttttaacctGCCTCACCCAGCTGGTGCAGCTACAGTGTTAGGTTCAGTTGCCTCAAGCCATTGTTTGTCGCTCCGTGGTGGAAGAAAATGAGCTGCCAAGTCCAGCTGTCGCAGTTCCGCCGTTGAAGAATCGCACTTCTGCGCAGCTAACTACACCCACAGCAACACACGACACCGCTCACATCCCGCCGACCGTCATCTCCCCGTCTAACCTAACCCAATTTGCCCATCAACCCCTGCGTCCGCCTCACATCACAGTGCACCTTCACAACAGTACTTGTAGTTTAGGACTTTCTAAGGCACCTTTTGTGTTATTAAACAAGGGTACCGTTGACTGTGCTATCATGCCGGTGTGCAGATAAAAAAACATAGTCTTTTGATAGGGCGTAGTTGGTACGACATGTTTCGATGGTATAGATTTGTAGAGTCTTGATTTGATTGTCAAGACTGTGTGTCACCTGAGCAGCATGACCTACACAGCCAAAACTGGCAAAAGGCATCTTTCATCGGCAAAAGGAATTCTGCACGACATGGGATGACGCCAACGATGTGTGGTGGACATTATATATAAAAGACATAGCGGTGTTTAATATGTCAGGCATGCTCAACTTTCAGGGTGGTGTGTTCCGACACGGTTCCAATCGTCCTTTTCTAGCTCGCAGCAACTACCAGAAGAGGATGCAGCAGCTCAACGCCATCCGCATCATCCAGAGGAATTGTGCCTCTTACCTCCAGCTTCGCAACTGGGCTTGGTGGCGACTCTACACCAAGGCAAGCTGATCTTTTCCTTTGTCTTTCTCTGCTTGTGCGTGCATCCATTTGTACGTTTCTTCTAGTACATTGGCAAAAGATCAGTCTGCTAAACCGAGATAAGGAGGCAGCGGAAATTGGCTTGAAAATGGCTGAACTGCAGGGTAGCCTTTGGAGTCTTCAGGTCTTTCCAAAACAAGCTTGCATGAATTTATATTCTCGGTGGACTTTCACTTCACGCCAGCAACCATCTTCTGGAGCTGCGTTTGTATATGAGCAATGCATTTGTCTCTTTCATTGACAGTTTCTCATTTGGATGTTTCGATATGTTCATTATGGTAACTTGTTTTCTCAACACTGTTATCATTAACTGATTTGTGATAACTCACTGTACAGTTCTCTCTTTGTTTAACTTAGCTTTGGTATGTTCTTTTCGTTTGCTTGtttggaacccgccgtggttacggCATTGCACTGCCGAGCTCGGCGTTGCGGTTTTGATCCCGGCTGTGCCGGCCgcattaaggggggggggggggtgaaacgtgaaaaatgcttgtgtacttgcatttaggtgcacgttcaagaaattccacgtggtcaaaattaatccggtaacccccactacggcgtgcttcagaATTGGATCATTGCTCTAACATATAAAACCAGATaacttttttttgcttatttgaAACATGTTTACCAATTCAGTCGACTCTGATCatctcaattttttttacttccatGTTATTTTTGTTTATATACCTGTTAATGATGGGGTTTAACTGACATCTTTGCTGTATGCAATGCCCCACGAGGGGTCTTTAAGGGTCAGtgaatgatgataatgatgacgactaGTGTTCACAACGCCTGCCGTCTCTCTGTGTGCCCGCAGGTGAAACCCCTGCTGCAGGTGACGAAGCAGGAGGAGAAGCTGAATGCCAAGGAGGATGAGCAGAAGGCCATGCGCGACCGCATGGACAAAATGCAGTCTGAGCTCAAAGATGCTGAGCGATGCTTGCAGCAGGTGGGTCTGTGCCACTCATCACAACATCGCCATTTTTTTATCTGTGCAGAAAAGTTTTTACGGGTAACCCCTTGAGGCACCAATTAATTGTGTCATTGACTTTTTTTTGCATCCTCAGAATCGTAAAAACCGTGCAGTTGCAGAACGAATTAAGAATTTTGAATTCTTCGGCGGATTTTGTTGAGTTTACAATATGTGGACTCTGCGGTAACGTTAGATATAAAAAGATCGACCATTTCATGCCTAGTATACTTGGCAAGCACCCACCCACCCAACTCCCTGGAAGTATATGCTGGATGTGAAAAAAGCAGCGGACGGGCAAAACATTAGCTGGAATTGTTTAGATTTGGTTTGGCTATTTGAAATGTTCTTGCTTTAATATATTGTTAatgtcattattatttttttatgtgtatCTCTGTCTTGGCCTTGTATAGGCTACCTGGGCCCCTCTCGTCAAGCTGTTCGCATGAAGCTTTTAGCCCAGGTGGCTAACCAGAAACGTGGCACAAATAACACAAGGTTGACAGCTGGTGCCTTTGTCTCGACCTCACTGTCTCTGGGACCCTTTCGTGCAGGCGACGGATGAGAAGGTGACGCTCCAGGAGCAGCTCCAGGCGGAGACGGAGCTGTGCGCGGAGGCGGAAGAGATGCGGATGCACCTGGCGACGCGCAAGCAGGAGCTGGAGGAGGTCCTGCACGACCTGGAAGGGCGCGTGGAAGAAGAGGAAGAGCGCTGCCAGCAACTCCTCCAGGACAAGAAGAAGCTCCAGGTCACCATCCAGGACTTGGAGGAACAGTTGAGTGTGCACCGCCGTTGGCCCCACGTTGATCCTGCTTCCGATGCTGTTggggttaggtttggttaggtaaGGAACAGTTGAGTGCACTGCTGTCGGCCCTACCTTGGCCAGGCTCCTTATGTTTTAGTTAGGTTAAGTTGGGTGAGGAGGGGAGTCGGGGAGGCAGAAGGTCCAGAGCAGTCGTCTTCGTAGTGTCGCCATCTGAGAAGTCATCATCAGCTACATCCTAGGCTATGGAATGCTTCTATAATTATGTCACGGGAGCATGGTGACAGGGGCATCTAAAGGGAATTCAATAGGTTTGTGCACATAAAGGAAAGTTCACTTCTAAAAAAAGGGCGGCACTTATGCATTTGATGCGACAAGCTTGGTGATGGCCGAATCAAAGGGGAGTGAAAGAAATGCGCAAACTTAAAGGCCAATTTGGTGTTGAGCATTCTCTCCTCTTGTATGGAGCatgctctaaaaaaagtttacacgcCTTGGAGTGTATCTTGGCCCGAAACGATAGTCTTCTGACAGCCTTGCGTTTTCTTTCATGAAAACTCTGCGCTCATTACTTTCCTTTCAAGgttgctatgtcatgctgataatgcgcgtggcgttcgtgacctggaagaaCCTGATGcacagcattgaaaaaaaaatagcacgcatgatatatggcgattattgtttgggAACAAGATAAGTTCCAAAGGTGAAAAGCTTTAGTTAGCCAGGGTCTCCTTGCATGGTGACTCGCACTGGTATTCAAGGAAACTTGTGTCCCTCTTCCTAGAAGTACACGTGAAAAACCAAACATTTTATGAATGACTCTTCAATGGATCACTGCACTCTGTCAGTCAATTTGCAAGTTACACAACGTTTATTGCATGGAAGTATTGTTGAAAGCAGCACACTTAATAATGCAAATGAGGGAAGTTCGAAAGGTTCACATGCACACTCACCTGGGTACTACTTGTTAGGCATGATAGACTGAAGAAAAAAACTTTCACATTGTGGGTTTTGCTTTAGGCACCTTAGACGTTGTTAAcctcgtgtaaaaaaaaaacatgtgcatgcttttcgTGACGGGGGAAAAAGTGTTTGCCTGGAGTGGCGGTTAAAGGGCATGCTTGAGGGCACTTTGTAGATGTGCTCCTCAGATTGTGCAGAGGTGCACCGTTTTATTGAGCCTTTCTCGAGAACTGGTGAGCTAACGCCAAAGGGCAAGTTGTACTCGAGCAGTAagacactcacacacgcacttcaGACTCTGCAATTTTACGGGGAAAAATTTACTTCTATACTCCAGTGACACGATGCAGACGGTGTCGCTCCTCTCCTACTTTTTTGCTAGCACACCGGGCCGCGTTGGCCAAACGTTCCGCCGTTTCTTGCGCAGAGATGAAAAGAATGACTCAGTGGGAGCTTGCGCCTAAGGGGGGTTGCTTGCTGCAGGTGCGTGACGGTTGCCGCGACAACAGCGCCGTCGGTGAAGTTGCAGCCGGTTGTAGTGTAAAGCGCAAAATTTTTGTCGAGCTTGGTGCCGCCGATGGGACATAGCTAGCTTTGGTCGACATAATTCAGCGAGCCAAAAACGCTGGAGCATAATGTGCCCTAACCTCTTCTCATACATGCCATCTTTGCTTGGTTTTGCAAAATGAATGTGCTGACCAGGGTTAGTGGAATTCCCGTTGCTTTAGAACTTCTGGGGGGGAAAGTAGGGTAGGGGTTCCAACTCTCTAGACAGGACAGAAGTTGTTAGCCTCCAAAAGCTTTGCGAAACTGGGAACAAGAGAACAGTGGCCCGTCTGAAATGCTTAGAGCGAGCTTCTGGTTGGGCGCATGCTCAGGCCTGAACACTTTTGGTGGAGGCTGCATAATTGCACTGTAATGTCTTGCATGCTAGTTTCTTAATTTGGCACGTCCCCCAACCCCTCCCACTGCCACCATACCTGGCAGATGTAGCTGCGAAAACCAACAGACACTGGTGAAACAGCTCTCAGTAGTTGGCTCAGTACTGTTGGCTTTCCTGTCAATTGTGTGGTTGTGCTGATTGGTTAACAGCTGTGATAGTCAATGTGTTTTCAGTGTTTACAGTAGCACGCTGGGCAGGTAATCAGAGTTAATGCTTCTTGTGTGTCTGTTTATGGTTCCTAGAACAGCTGAAATGTCATGACTGGTGTGCCCGGTTGGGCACTGGTGGTGCACGTAGAAATTCTAGCCTTTGTAGATCTAGCTTGATAGGACTACTAGAGTGAGCAGCAGCAGAGAACTGACACGGTTTTAGGCTCATCGTTGGGCTGCCGTATCAAGCCTAGAAGACTGCTTGCAGGGCAAGAGTCAGGTACTTGATCTTGATTTTTATATTGATAGTTTGCTAGAATCTTAGCAAAAAAGGACTTTCTTAAACATTAAATTATAACCCTATTTTGTGCTTTGCAGCATGTGGCCCCATCTAAGGTATCATGTATGCCATGGCTGTTAACACCTGTCGGACTTTGCTGGCAGTAGTTACAGCTTCAGCCAATGCATATAGGCCTTGAAATATATAGACTCTATAGAGTGTAGGTGCTATTCACATCGGCGTTTTCTCAAGTGTCACAGAAGCTCAGTGACATAGAAAATCAATGACACAACTGGGCGACAGTCGATGTGAACGTTCAGTAGGACTGTGTAACAAGTGTCATAACATGCTGTTCGGTACTTAGTGCCAAATTAGAAAGTTCCTCTTTACCCAAGGGTAGCAAATGAATTGAAAGAAAATTGTTTGGCTGGACTTGTGCATGAATCTTGAAAGTAGGTGTTCTTGCACTATGCTTACAGAATGAAATGCGAATGAGACACGCGTGAACAGCTGGGCGAGAAGAAGGCGCAGGTGGAGGAGCTGCAGCGGCAGATGCTCAAGCGGCACGAGGAGCTCGCGCAGGCCCTGCTGCGCTGCGACGAGGAGTCGGCCGCCAAGGGACATGCCCAGAAGGCCTTCCGCGAGCTCGAGGCACAGCTCACCGAGGTGCAGGAGGACCTCGACTCCGAGAAGGTGGCCCGCGCCAAGTCTGAGAAGCTCAAGCGGGACCTGAACGAGGTACGTCAAACCCTGGGCTTTGTCGCCTTGGCCAGTTTGTGAAGTTTGTGGTCGGGAAAGCCACGCCTGCTGGCTATTGTAGTCGGGTCATCACTGCATGCGGGACCTGAACGAGGTACTATGTGAAATGCTGTGCTTTATTTTTAATTCTGTAGCTTTGTCAGTCTGCAAAGCTTGTAGTGAAGCTTGAAGTCGTTAAGCTAACACTTGCTGGATATTGTAGTCTACACAGTGCAACGTACGGTGCTCAGTGATTGAAACTCGATACTCTGAGCACGTGGCAGTGGGAACTTTTTCGCTACCGGCAGGTGCTGGGGACACCGATCTGATGCATTTTTGTATCAAATAAAAGCGAGTGCCTGTCTGATAGATTGCTTGGTGACTGCATTTGGCTCCGTCAATGTTCACCCAGCGTTCACCGGTGGTGCTTAAATGGCTGGCCACCATGCAGTTCAAGTATCGCGTTTCAGTCGCTGGGCACTGTCCATTAGACACTGTGCTTCATCATCATCTTGGCAAGCTTGCGTCATCTTGGCTAGTGTGCCTTGTTTGtcaccccctggctacgccactggtcgtgATTAACAAAGCCCTTTGTTTCCCTTCTCCTTGCCTCCTTCTTTGTCGTGAGTGTCCAGTGCGTAGACGGAGAGGCTATTCTGTAAGCGTCCACCTAATGGGCACGTACACTTCGTCTGCTACTGAAGTGCTAATTGGCTTGGAGTGCCTGTCACTTTCTgacgcgtaccccagcccagccagtCAGAACTCCATGTAGCAGATGAAGTGGAGGCTTGCAGAATAGCCCCCCAGGTCTACTCCTTGCACCGAGGTACTGCGGTGCCAACAGTCGATGGCaagcctccgcccccccccctttgttttcAGTTCAGCTGTGGCAAGTTGCAGTGCACGTGAAAGCGGTGTTTTGCTTTTCATTTGCTTCGATCAAGGAAAGCACTTCGTTTTGTTGTCCAGGAACTTGAGGCACTGAAGAACGAGCTGCTGGACTCCCTGGACACGACGGCGTCCCAGCGGGAGCTGCAGAAGCAGCGCGAGCAGGAAGTGGTGGG encodes:
- the LOC142589922 gene encoding uncharacterized protein LOC142589922, translated to MLKRHEELAQALLRCDEESAAKGHAQKAFRELEAQLTEVQEDLDSEKVARAKSEKLKRDLNEELEALKNELLDSLDTTASQRELQKQREQEVVGLKRSLEEEA